The Oculatellaceae cyanobacterium genome contains a region encoding:
- a CDS encoding glycosyl hydrolase family 57, which translates to MLPHLPEIIDGLPNISGWEQEVLSVVQRNEPVFLPRTNIRLEDITAVFAIALHMHQPTIPAGANGELISNLQYMFEHPHIPDNHNATTFAYCYSRMADFIPELVANGCNPRIMLDYSGNLLWGLRQMGRGDVLENLKRITTDSNYQPYVEWLGTMWSHTVAPSTPIPDIKLHILAWQHHFAAIFGWEALARVKGFSPPEMHLPNHPDTLFQFVKALKECGYRWLLVQEHTVETLTGQPLQYKHLPHRLVARNSYGEEASITALIKTQGSDTKLVAQMQPYYEAKTLSKQQIGNVLIPPIVSQIGDGENGGVMMNEFPSGFKQAWYEMLNQGGGTSGVVGVTGTEYLELIEAAGCTPDDYPTCQAINQHQIWQRVAPENSSPEAVTNAINELKQTNHNFHMDGASWTNHISWVQGYDNVLTPLNQLSALFHEKIAPAVQSNSEDVSSKTLTQQPEYREALMHNLLLQTSCFRYWGQGAWTDYAREIYKRGEEVIQHKF; encoded by the coding sequence ATGCTACCCCATCTACCAGAAATTATTGATGGATTACCGAATATTTCAGGTTGGGAACAGGAAGTGCTATCTGTGGTTCAACGAAATGAACCTGTATTTTTACCTAGAACAAATATTCGGTTAGAGGATATAACTGCTGTTTTTGCGATCGCACTGCATATGCACCAGCCTACAATACCTGCTGGGGCTAATGGCGAACTAATTAGCAATCTGCAATATATGTTTGAGCATCCCCATATACCAGACAACCATAATGCAACTACATTTGCATATTGCTATAGTCGCATGGCAGATTTTATCCCTGAACTTGTGGCTAACGGTTGTAATCCTCGCATTATGCTAGATTACTCTGGAAATTTACTCTGGGGATTGCGACAAATGGGGCGCGGAGATGTCTTAGAAAATCTCAAGCGCATCACCACAGATTCTAACTACCAGCCTTATGTAGAATGGCTGGGTACAATGTGGAGTCATACCGTTGCACCTTCTACTCCCATACCAGATATCAAACTACATATCCTGGCATGGCAACATCATTTTGCAGCTATTTTTGGTTGGGAGGCTTTAGCGCGCGTTAAAGGATTTTCTCCCCCAGAAATGCACCTACCTAACCATCCTGATACCTTATTTCAATTTGTCAAAGCACTTAAAGAATGTGGCTATCGTTGGTTGCTAGTGCAAGAACATACTGTTGAAACTTTAACAGGTCAACCTCTGCAATACAAGCATTTACCTCATCGTTTAGTTGCCCGTAATTCCTATGGTGAAGAAGCCAGCATTACCGCTTTAATTAAAACTCAAGGTTCAGATACAAAATTAGTTGCTCAAATGCAGCCTTACTACGAAGCTAAAACATTATCTAAACAACAAATAGGTAATGTATTAATACCACCAATAGTTAGCCAAATTGGAGATGGTGAAAATGGTGGAGTAATGATGAATGAATTTCCTAGCGGGTTTAAGCAAGCTTGGTATGAAATGCTAAATCAAGGCGGTGGAACTTCTGGCGTTGTTGGTGTAACAGGTACAGAATATTTAGAACTAATTGAAGCAGCAGGTTGTACACCAGATGATTATCCGACTTGCCAAGCAATCAACCAACACCAAATTTGGCAGCGAGTTGCACCAGAAAATTCTTCCCCCGAAGCTGTCACTAATGCCATTAATGAGTTAAAACAAACTAATCATAACTTTCACATGGATGGCGCATCTTGGACAAATCATATTAGTTGGGTACAGGGTTATGACAATGTTTTAACTCCCCTTAATCAACTAAGTGCATTATTCCACGAAAAAATAGCTCCTGCGGTTCAATCTAATTCTGAAGATGTTTCATCAAAAACTCTCACCCAACAACCTGAATATCGTGAAGCATTAATGCACAATCTTTTGTTGCAAACTAGCTGTTTTCGTTATTGGGGACAAGGCGCGTGGACTGACTACGCCCGTGAAATTTACAAACGTGGTGAAGAAGTTATTCAGCATAAGTTTTAG